The Dermacentor albipictus isolate Rhodes 1998 colony unplaced genomic scaffold, USDA_Dalb.pri_finalv2 scaffold_18, whole genome shotgun sequence DNA segment tgaCAAGGCACAGAGGGCAGATGTCGCGGTGCATGGGttcgtaaaacctgagacggtgtccgagaaaaaaagaatgcgggTGAGTGTAGGCGACAATGCATCAGGCGTTTCGAGCGCATGCTCCATGCAGAAAAGTGTCGCCTAGCAACTGAGGCgcatctcttccttctttcagcCTTCTTTCTGCgcacatctcttttttttttgcatttcattctGTGGCCGTATTAGCTATGCAAGTGGTGGAATGTAACCTCCATACTCGCGGGGATGCCACACGGTCGCACTTTCCAGACGGTGTCATTTATGCGCGCTTGCACTTTGGCATAGTTCAGGTGTCTGCCTCAAGCAAGACAGTTGCGGCGTCCACAgcaagaaatgcaaaaaatagagaagcaagaaacatttagcTTTGGaggcaacatgaagctacttttCTGTTTTCTCGGCGTCAGCGTCTGTTTTGCGTGCGCCACTCTTACTACACTGGGCTTCAGTGGTGCGTGGCGgcagaatctatggaaaatagcaacagcgcaTGCCGAAAGCCAACAGCGACGTTTTCGTGGATAGCCCATATGGCGACAGTTTAGCAACTGATGGGTTGGTGGGCAAAATGGTTCACTTTGGGACTTTCACTATATTGATATTTCAGAATAATGAACAATTTACCGTGGTCCTCTAGagttcattatatcgagatttcactgtacttGAGTTTAGATCTAATTAGCATTTGATATTTAGTAACAATTTTAAATGGCTTGGTGCTTCAGCAATATTGTGGCATAAGGCTTGACATCTGGGCCAGCaggtacatagttgaaggaaaaaaagagtCACAAGAGACAAAGGACAAAAAGAGATATTAGCATTGTTAGCATTTTTAATGACATAATTAGCATGAGTATGCCATGAAAGGTCATCTGTTATGGGCACTCCAAAATATTTAGAGGGGGTTATGTGCTCTAGTAATGTTCCATCAATTTCATGAGCGAGGAATTCAGCGGGACTAGAACGATAAGAGTCTGTCATGCTCTTACATTTATTAGTATTGAGAGTCTTAGACCATTTGCTGCACCAGTAAAAAATATTGTCCAAGTCAGACTGGAGGACCGAGTGGTCAGATTCGTTCGGTGTTTTATGGTAAGCAACGCATTCGTCATCAGATAACTTTATATTAGAAGTAACTGTGCCAGGaaagtcatttatataaattaggaaaacagATGGCCCAAATGGACCCTTGTGGAATGCCAGATTTTACCTTGCAAGAATTCGAGTCACAGTCATTGGTGGTTACGTATTGTGTGCGATTAGTCAAAAAGAACTCAATCCATTTGAAGATGTTAGGGTTGTAAAGGCGTTTATTAGTCACTGGCGTTTGGGACCGACCGTTAGAGCAGAGCACGGACTCGCAGCATGAGTGGCGTTCTCAAGCAAAAGCACTGAAGAGAACAACCCACTAGAAAGCGCTAGAGTGGACAACCCACTATACcgttccaatccttctctacaattACCCCCGGGAAAGAAAAGGGAGCCACCCGATGACCTAACAGCTTGTCGCTATGAGTTGGTCATAGTAGGTCTTGAGGCAGTCGAcgttgacaatgtctcgtccacgacggCACATGTCCGAAGATGATTCAACAGGCTCGACTACATAGTTGACCGTAGATGTGTGTTCGATGACGTGGTAGGGGCTTTCATACTTGTGCAGTAGTTTTGGCAAGAGCCCAGGTTCAGTGGAAGGGACCAagagccacacaagtgctccggGGAGGAACGTGGGCGCAGAAGTGGTGCCACCACGAATGCTCTTCTGGCGCTTTTGGTCATTCGAAGCAAAGGCCCGCGCGAGATCGCGACACTTTTCGGCATGTCTGACTGGGGCAGAAATAGGTGCACACTCAGATGCAGCTGGCTTGTACGGAAGGATTGTGTCAATTATGTGCGATGGGTGTCGGCCGTACAATAAGAAAACGGGTGAAAAGCCAGTGGTGGTACTGTAGGCAGTATTGTCTGAGTGGTGGTATCGTAGGCGTAGGTTGCGAAGGGCAGAATGGCATCCAAAAATCACCAATGATTGTGACTCAAATTCTTGCGAAGTAAAATCTGGCATTTTACAAGGGCCCTGCTTGCAGAATGCCAGATTTTACTTCGCAAGAATTTGAGTCACGGTAATTGGTGGTTACGTATTGTGCGCGATTAGTCAAAAAGCACTCACTCCATTTTAAGATATTAGGGTTGTAAAGACGGTTATTAGTTGCTGGTGTTTGGGACCCACAGTTAGAGCAGGAGACGGACTCCCAGCACAAGCGGCATTCACAAGCAAAAGCGCTGAAGAAGACGACCCACTATATTGTTCCACTCCTTCTCTACAAGGTTGATATTTATAATGCTCATTTTGTAAAAAAGTGCCGcatctactcgcataatgatcgcacttctttgtcaaaaaaattgtCGCAaattggggtgcgatcattatgcggaTTAAATTTCTCCGCGTAAACTATTGCCTCCAATTCCCTCTTTCCCTGCGGCGTGCAGCGCTGTGCTTACGCAGCTAGGCACACCCTCTAAGATTGTAATATCGTAGGCCAAGCTTAGCTGCACTGCACCACATATTGATGATGATGCTTGCACAGGGCGTGCTAAAAACTAGTGCCTCCAGTTCTCTCTCTCACTGCGGTGTGCAACACTGCACTGACGCAGCTAGGCACACCCTCTGAGATTGCAATATCGTAGGCCAAGCTTGGCTGTGCTGCGCCACATATTGATGATGATGCTTGCACATAACATGCTAAAAACTAGTGCCTCCACTTCTCTCTCTCACtgccaacgttactagatagtatctagtagcgatgctCACTGCGGCATGCAGCGCTGTGCTGACGCAGCTAGGCGTGACCTCTAAAATTACGTGAAACTGGCATGAGCCGGCCAAGCCAAGCCGGCAGCACAAGAAAGCAGCGGATCAGATAGGTTTGCTTTCAGGTTTCGCTTTTCAAGGACGTCCATGTTTCTGGCACTGGGCCAAACTCTGTCGGTTGTGTACTTTGATGGGTTTGAGAAATTTTGCAACAGTGAAACTGTTTCCAGAAGTCATGGAGGTTGGCAGAGAATACCGCCCCAGCTGCGTGCACAATGTTGCGCGCCACGTTCTGCTTGAACACAATAGGCTTGATTTGCATCGCAGTAGACTTGCTGTTCCCTTTGATCGTGTCACTGTTTCACCAGTTTCATGACAATATGAGAGAGCTAGGTGGAAAGTGGAAGTGAAATTAAGACCATCACATCGAAGCATGAGTATGCTATCGTAACGGCTGTCCCGTCAGGTGCTAAACAGTCGCGTGTTGCACACATCCGAGCGGAGGGGTCTATTGTTGTTTTGTTAAATGGTCATCGTATACGCGACTGCATTGTGATTCGGCAGGCCGCAGAGCTGTATTCTTCTTTGCATGTTTAAAGTTGTGCATACCATTGTGCATATACTGCAGTAAGGGCAATAGTTCGTATAAAGAAGTAGTTTTGGcttccccttcaacttcgttataatggGATTCGAGTGTAGGTACATCACGAAAGGTAGCAGAAACAGATGTTCTTGAAGCTGTGAAAAAATGCGGTTATCACCTCTCGTCAGAAGTGACCCAGAATGTTGAGAACCAGTACGGCTCTTTGGCGTGACCTGTGACAGTGCCTGCAGCCAACTGGAAAATCTGGGTGCTGGGACATTGGTCATATACTACAACCAGATGTACGCTTTGTCCACTTAGGTGTTATTTAAAGGcagctaataagaaaattagacaattaTCAGCCTGCCCAAGATCTCTTAAGTGTGTGTACTACTCACTTAAGACAATCCCGGATATATGACACTTGTGTATATTTATTTACTATCTACATTGAGCAGTCGTAACATCCCCTTGGAAACTCCATGCAGAAGTATAGTGCTGTACCACACATGTATCCAGCTGCCATTCACCACCACAttcaatacagttaaaccttgatatgtaacaaagtcggtaaaattggcaaattgcttcattatatcgaaagttcattgtattgaaatttgaccttttatgcaaataagtacagttgccgatcTATTTTTCCTACACAGAATGGAGCCGCAAAATttttccaaattattgggcaatcgaaaaaagttaattagaatgagaaaacaattcgttttgataaatttgggagtcggcaacgaatgatacggtttcatgtcACGTACGTCGgcaatatcttcacatcggtggtACAAATTAAGCAAAGCCAACCACGCTTTCGCGTACACTCTGCCCCCGCAGCTGGTAGTGTCTCCTGCACTGGGACAACTCTATCaggaaaagtgccggcagcgTGGAGGGAATGCTTCCTCTGTCTCTCGCTCCAACGAGTCACTGAAACTTGTGATTATGCAACCTGCAATTCTAAACgcgtgggaagacagcttacatggtgccacgccATCTCgacacgcccactctttgcacatgcggcTGATTACCTCTAAAAGCAGGGTGCGCAGCTGCGTATGCACTCGGCCGTGCTTACAGCTATCCGCAGCCGTGACTGAGATGCGCGCCAACTTACCTCGCGAGCGCTTGATTGCCTTATCGCAAGCTTGCTCTCCTACCTTTTTTCCTTTGCTTGTGCGGGAAGGTgtcactcgtgaagccaccatctttctcccgcacactttcactcgcacctaaagcacataGTACATGGGGCGCAATGGAATCTATCtaccttggactttatacgaaaaatgatgcggctccacttcggagATTGCTCTTGTTGTATGGCGGCCCGCgagatttgagaggtgcatttgcaagcagtgGCTTGTAATTCAGTCATTTGACCTTCTGTGTActtggaagtttccatttattgtctcggcattcctttgcagcagcagtgaaatttcgttatattgaaatggcatacaaacacacttcgttatattgaggttctaaatacatggtgttctatgagcaagaggttatgaaaagttaaatatattttgttatattgagaatttcgttatgatgaagtttgttatatcgaggttcaactgtataccAAACGCTGCTCCGATTCACGCTCCTGCAAGTGTGCTTCTCTTAAGATGGATTGCATTCACTTCTTACACCATTGGATATATTTAACCCTTTGAGAGTAAATGTTTTCGCCAAATGCCACCCTGCAGGGTCATTTTCTTTATTGCGGATGTAAAATCTTCAGAGTGACCTGTTCAAAAAAATAATTATCGTAGTTTTTTTAGAGTGACCATAaagtaacaaaaatattttccattagtaaacatgcattgtttattcatgaGTACAGATGGGCTTGCACAAAtacttacaataaaaataaataagtagaTATACTGTAATATATACAGTGGGGACTCCAGATAAATAAAACTCGCTTAAACAGAAATGCCAGATAATTTAAACACTGACATCAATTTTGGTTGTCCGCCCATAGGCTCAATGTTGGCAAACTTTGGTTGCAGTTGCAACTGACTGGTTGCAACTGACTTGCAGTCAGGCTACCACAGTTGCTTTGTTCAAACCACCAGGAATAAGAGACTGCAGATAATTCCCTTGTTACCTGCTTTATAGAGACAGTTGAAATATTATCGGTGATGTTCGTGGCAAAGACTATGATTCTATTGACGAAGGCATAGGTATTGCTGTTCCAGTGCGCTTTACTGTTTCAGACTTGATGGCAAGAGATGCAGTTGAAAGTATGTTGCGCTATTTTGAACGCGAGGACTGCAAAGAATTTTTGAACTAATGAATATATCCTTGTACAAACGAAGCTCCATTATTTAAAGCAGGATTCAGTAAAGTCTTTGTTTTTTACCACAGTAATATAAAAACCCTCCGACGCTTCTTGAATAAATCAGTTTTGGTGATTTTTAGGTCTCTTGCCTAAATGAAACTTTGGATAAATGAAACACATTCTTCAGTACCTTTAAATTCTGTTTAAGCGAAACCTACTGTATTTCTATTCGCATCGAAAGAATTGCCGCTCGACTCACTTGCAGACTAACAACCGGTGCACGTGTCCATAGCATAATTGAACCATATATGTGAAGAAAACTTCATAGTTGTACACCAGTCAGAAAAACCAAACGAGTCAGAAACTTGCAGTAATCCTTCATCCCATTGCCAACAAAAAGAAGTCAATTTTCACGAGTCTCAAGAAAAGATACGCAGGCATGGCAGTGTAATTCGTATACGGCAGCATCGTTTGTATATATACCAGCACCCACCGCTATGAACAATAAACGAGACCGTCTAGCGCTGACCCTTTGAGAAATTAGAAACCAGATATATATCAGATTTTGTGAGTGAAACAGATGAAAACAGCCTGTGAGACGAAACCAAGGCTTTGCAAGACATGTCCCGACGTTACTAGACTAGCCTAGTAACGTTGACATGTCCTAGGGGAAGAGCGGCAGAAGAAGATGCAGTAATAGTGGATTTATTCAATGATGGAGGAGATATTCTACTTCAAAGGCTCGTGGCCCTTTATGTGCATTGCCTCAAGGCTTCAGGTGTACCAGAGAGTTAGAAGAACGCCCACATTATACTTGGACTTATGggtccattagcttgctttcagtattgtgtaaaatatttaccaaggtAATTTTTTCTAAATAATCCTGGCAACACTGgtttagtcaaccaagagaataGGCTAGCTTCAGAAAGTGGtattctacaatgaatcacagCCAGGTATAATTGGGAACTCTGTGAAATGCAACCAACCTCTtcatgtggctttcatagattaagaaaatatgtttgattcagtagatatacCAGCAATCGTGGAGGCGTTGCAGAGTCAAGGAGTACTGTAAGCATACCTGTATATCCCAGCAAATACTATATATGAAACTGTTATAACTGCAGTGTTCTTATCATTTCTCAGCTGAAGTCTACAGCTACACGTGCCAATCTGGTTGCCTATCTTATGTTTTCttactacgtttcccttcccctccttcccTAACCTGTCTTTATATTCCGACGTGCACTGCAAATAAACGCCCATTCTTCCAGCTTGTAAGCGTGTGTCTGCCTCGCCTGCGTCAAGCGCAGTGTCCGACCTGCGatgtaacagtggcgacgagaaaCGGAAAGCAAAACCCCTGGCAAAACCTTGAAGCACAGGACGGCAGCTGCGCTACGAGGCGACGACTCGACGATGGCACACCAGCAACTGCCCGACTTCGACGATGAAAGAGACAACTGGAAGGCCTATGTTATCAAGGCAGAGGCATACTTTGAGGCAACGGGCGTGAAGGAGTCGGCAAAAAAACGGGCGCTTTTGGTGGCAGCTTTAAGCACGCGCACCGTTCAAATATTAGCAGGACGAGTAGCGCCGAAGAAGCCGAATTCCTTGGAGTACGAAGACGTCGTGAAAGTCTTGGACGAGTTTTTTGATCCCAAGCGCCATGAGATTACCGAAAGCTTCCGCTTCTTCAACCGCTGCCAGCTTGATGGTGAGTCTGTCCAAGAATTCATTACTGAAATTCGTCGAATTGCGGACAACTGCAATTTTGGTACCATGCTTGACCGAATGCTACGGGATAGAATTGTGTGCGGCATAAGATCGAGTGCACTGCAGAAACAACTCCTGACAAAGAAAGATCTGTCCGTAGAGGAAGCCGAAACGATGGCACTGTCGGCTGAAGCTGCAGATAaggacgccaataaaatggccacagACACGTCGGCGGTTCTTAAAATTAAGGCGCAGTCAGCCTCAACGAAAGAGGTACTGGCCGAATGTGGGCGTTGTGGCAGCATAAAGCACAACAGTAATGCCTGCCGTTGGAGTAATGCTCGTTGTTATCACTGCGGTCGACTTGGTCACCTAGCAGTAAAATGCCGGAAAGAAGAAAGCGCAAGATCTCGAACTCGAGAAGGAGCCCGGGGATTTCGTGGCAGAGTACTGGCTGTTAAAGAAGGGGAGACAGATGAAGACAAAGAGGATAGCATGCACATTTGGACGCTAAAATCGACGCGGGAGGTAAATGTCAAGCCCCCAATGCGATGCACTTTCACATGGGGAGGTGTTGACGTGTCAATGCTTATCGATACGGGTTCCCCGGTCTGCGTCGTGTCCCGACAGCTATTTGAGCAGCACAAGAACATTTGGCCTTCGCTCCGGCCTTCACGCATGAAGTTATCATGCTACCTCGGAAAATTGCCAGTTTTTGGAGAGCTCCTCTTGCCGGTGTCGTACGATAGTACAACTGTGGAATGCACATTGGTGGTGCTAGATTGCCCCGGTCCAAGCTTATGTGGTCGAGACCTAATTTCCCTCCTGAGCGACGCAGGCTCCCCCGTCCTCAGCCTCTCAGCCAAGCCGCTGACCGCACAGCCGTCTACCACCACGCAGGTCACTGCTGACGTGTTTGCCGAGTTTCCAGATGTTTTCAGCTCGGATCTGGGCCTCATCAAAGGACCCGCGGCACACCTACAGCTGAAGGAGGGAGCCACGCCCAAGTTCTGTAAGGCCCGATCTATTCCCTTCGCCCTACGCGACAAGGTGTCTGAAGAGCTTGATAGGCTCGTGGCATTAGGCGTCTTGTCACCAGTGCCGCATTCCGAGTGGGCAACGCCCATTGTACCCGTCCTTAAGAAGGACGGCACCGTTAGGATTTGTGGCGACTTCAAAGTCACTTTAAATTCGGCATGTGAGCTGGAGCAGTACCCATTGCCAGTAATCAATGACATGTTCGCGTCCTTAAGCGGTGGAAAACATTTCAGCACACTAGATTTGCGTGACGCATATAACCAAGTCCCTCTCGATGAGGAATCGCGCCAGTTATGCGTGATTAACACGCATAAAGGTCTTTTCTGCTACAACAGATTACCTTTCGGCATTGCCTCTGCGCCAGCCATTTTTCAACGCAGAATGGAAACAGTTCTACAAGGCTTATCAGGCGCGCAAGCTTATCTGGACGATGTCTTGGTGTCCGAAAGAGCAGGAAGCGACGACGTGCTCAAAGCCGTTCTACAGCGTTTCCGCGAGAATGGTGTTAAACTGCGCCTCGACAAATGCAAGTTTCGGCAAGTGTCCGTTACATATCTCGGCCATCGAATCGATCAGCAAGGGTTGCACCCAATAGAAAAGAATGTCGAAGCTATCACAGAAGCCCCTAGCCCGAAAAATGTAGCCGAGCTTCGTTCTTTTATTGGCATGATCACTTTCTACGGAAAATTTTTGCCGAACATATCGTCTCTGCTCGCTCCACTGTATCGGCTGCTGGAAAAGAACAGACATTGGCTCTGGGAACAAGAGCAACAAACGGCGTTCGATAAAGCAAAACGGTGTTTGCAGCAAGCAGGTGTGTTGGTTCACTTCGACCCTTCACAACCGCTGAAACTAGAGTGCGACGCATCGCAAAAAGGTATCGGCGCAGTGCTTTTTCACACGAAAGGGAACGTCAACAAGCCAATCGGATTTCGTTCAAGGACATtgtcgaaagcagaaaaaaattattcgcaaCTTGAACGTGAAGCACTGGCCCTCGTATTTGGAGTAATGAAGTTTCGTGATTATCTTCTAGGCCGAGAATTCATCCTGGTCACAGATCACCAGCCGCTCCTGGGCCTGCTGAGACCGGATCGGCCCACTCCGCCTCTGGCTGCTGCTCGCATACAGCGCTGGGCGCTGTATTTGGGAGGATTTCGCTACAAGTTACAGTATTCGCCAGGCAAGCAGCTCCTGAACTCGGACGCGCTTAGTAGGTTGCCACAAGAAACTTTGGAGCCAACCACGGAAGGAGAGCTGGCTGACTACGTTCTGGCACTCGCATCTGTCCAGGAGGGGGCGGTCTCGGTAGAAGAACTGCAGGCGCTGACGGCAGGTGACGCAGTACTTTCAAAGGTCGTGCAGTACACAAGAGATGGGTGGCCTCCAAGCTCTAAAGCATTAGAACGAAGCTTACTCCCCTTTTACGACCGCAAACTAGAACTGTCCTTGGCCCACCGTTTGCTGTATTGGGGGCGTAGAGTTGTCATTCCAGTTAACGCACAACATAGAATGTTGCACATGTTGCATGAGACACATCAAGGATCATCTGCGATGAAATCAATCGCTCGGTCAGCTTTTTGGTGGCCAGGAATGGACCACGACATAGAACAACTGTCAGCGGGGTGCACAAACTGCATCCAAAATCGACCAATGCCGGCGTCTGCTCCGCCAGTTAACTGGCCGACCTGCCAGGAGAACTGGTCAAGAGTGCATCTAGATTTCGCGGGGCCAATCAAAGGAAACATGATCCTTGTTCTCGTAGATGCTCACAGCAAATGGATTGAGGCCGTACCAATGAAACAGGCTACCACATCTTCGACTATTACTTGCCTGCGCAGCTTCTTTAGCAGGTTCGGCATACCTCGCACCATTGTTTCAGATAATGGGACGCAGTTCACTAGCCAAGAATTTGCTGATTTTGCGAACAACAATAACATAACCCACCTGCGCACGGCTGCGTTTCATCCACAGTCGAATGGCCTAGCAGAGAGAGCTGTCCGAACTGTTAAAGATGGGCTGAAAAAGATGAACCAGGGCAGATTAGAAGATTGCCTTTGCAGACTACTTTTCAACTACCGGAGAACACCCCTTGCATCGGGCaaatctccttcggaacttcttcTTGGCTACCAAATCCGGTCCCGCCTCGACACATGTTTTCCTCCTTTGGCTGTAGGAAGATCGGGAACATCGGATGACTGGACTCTTGCACCGGACACAAATGTTTACGTCCGTAACTGTGGTAAAGGTGATAAGTGGAAGACTGGCACGGTAAAGTCAGCAGACGGAGCTAGGATGGTGACAGTGGAAACGCCTGAGGGCCTCGTTCGGCGACACGTTGATCAAGTTCACACAAGGAAAGACTCAACGGCTACCCAAGGACACAAGGAAAGTGAGAGCTCGTCTATCTCGAGAACTCCGGAAGAAACTTCCGAACCAAAGGCAAAAGCCGGaactcgtgaaacttcaccatcacaGCGTCAGTCATCACCCCAACCCCTGGACGAACGAGAGAGAAACGGTGAACCTACAGTGGCCCCGGAACTGCGACGCTCAACACGAGAGCGCAGACCTGTGCAGCGTCTTCAGTATTATTGATGGAGAAATGTTATAACTGCAGTGTTCTTATCATTTCTCAGCTGAAGTCTACAGCTACACGTGCCAATCTGGTTGCCTATCTTATGTTTTCttactacgtttcccttcccctccttcccTAACCTGTCTTTATATTCCGACGTGCACTGCAAATAAACGCCCATTCTTCCAGCTTGTAAGCGTGTGTCTGCCTCGCCTGCGTCAAGCGCAGTGTCCGACCTGCGATGTAACAGAAACATTCCACAGACACCCTAATTATCCACAAGAAAAGTGGAAAAAATACAGAATCTAGAGAAGGGTCaggcaatctctccaatgttattcagtGCATGCTTGGGAGAAGTCTGTTCAATTTTTTGTATTCATTTGCACTGAGATGGCAGTTCGATGGGACATATTCTTGGGTGAGTTGGTTTACTGTGTTTAGGAAGTTAAAAGAGCAAACATAAAGCATTTACAAGACAGTGCTGTCTCTTTTGAATTCTCGAGTAATGTTGTATATAGACATAGTAGCATAGTGTAGTAGGGAGGCTGTAGTCACCTTGTCAAGGAAATCCCGACGTGCATGCAGGTTGGATGAGGAGTTGTGGCACGTGACTCTGGTGAGCATGCCTGGGGTGAAGGGTGGCGAGGTGCTGCACGCCTGCTACCAGTGCTCATCGGGGGGCTCGGGCCAGCCACGGCTGCTGGGCAGGGGCCACCTCTTGCTCCCCATGGGCCAGGAGCTGGTACTGCTCGAAACACACCAGGTAGTGTGCTTTCTCACCATTCGTGACAGCTGGTCTTGTCGGCAGTCAGTGCAGACCTCCTGCTGTTTCCTTCAAATTTTAGGAACTCAACAGCAGTACCACAGGCTCGATAATCCTACACCCTAGCACAAGTGTTTACATTTTGATAGAAAAAAGTCATGCATAGTATACCTGacaacaactttctgtggcagcacaGCCAACACTATGCGGACTCGCCTGCAGGTGTAGAGCTTCTGCTATTGCGTTACTAAGCCAAGTGCCAAAATTTTGCTGGCAGTTTATAGGACCAGTAAAACTAGACATGGAGATCAGAAAGCCAGAAAACTAGGAACAGTAAGAAGCAGAAATGTTTTTTCCTAAGAAATCTCTATTTGCTATGAAAGAAATCTTAAATAAAGAGTAAACATAAGTGGTATGGTTTGTTTTACAGTACGTAGCTTACAGTTGCTTATATTTGCGGACTATGTGCAGATTCGCAGTAAAAGAAATGTGTGCTTCAGTTCCATAGCTTTCGCTGCATTGCCGCAGAACATTTTCACCAGGTATAATACagttgacttccgttaattcaaccCTGATGGGACTGACGAAATTCGTAAATTATCCGACGGGTCAAATTGAGCAAGGCACAGAAAAGACACCAAAACAAACTGCTGActcatttggcagtattttccTGATTTGAATATGCATCGGACAAAAATTGGGTGCCACTTTCtttgtgtccaaagtagaaaaccaATGTAAAAATGAAattaaagctcctaaaaaaaTCTGAAAAATTGACAAGAGTCTAATAGTGTTGCACATGTTGGCTGGTTTCCTGCAGTCATACCCACCATGGTGGTTTGGTAGTTGCTATGGCGTAAATGAAATCTCAGCTATGCGGCTACAGCGCCTGCctttcgatggggacaaaatgcaaaaatgcccgtgcaTTAGGTACAATTAagaaaacccaggtggtcaaactcaatctggagtcccctactacagcatgcctcataattatatcatggttttggccacgtaaagccccagaattaatAAAATAGCCATCTTCGCAGCATGGCTTTTGTAGTCAGCTTTGCTGCTATATTAGTGTTATGTGGTGAAGTATACAAATGCCGCGAAGGCAGTTTTTTGATCATGTCCAATTGTACCACACAGGCACTTTGCTGgccaattttctcgaaaaaaaaagaaaagaaaaaaaatccgcagGTTGAAATTGGGTAAATACGTAATCAGACATTTTGAGATATGGC contains these protein-coding regions:
- the LOC139052095 gene encoding uncharacterized protein → MAHQQLPDFDDERDNWKAYVIKAEAYFEATGVKESAKKRALLVAALSTRTVQILAGRVAPKKPNSLEYEDVVKVLDEFFDPKRHEITESFRFFNRCQLDGESVQEFITEIRRIADNCNFGTMLDRMLRDRIVCGIRSSALQKQLLTKKDLSVEEAETMALSAEAADKDANKMATDTSAVLKIKAQSASTKEVLAECGRCGSIKHNSNACRWSNARCYHCGRLGHLAVKCRKEESARSRTREGARGFRGRVLAVKEGETDEDKEDSMHIWTLKSTREVNVKPPMRCTFTWGGVDVSMLIDTGSPVCVVSRQLFEQHKNIWPSLRPSRMKLSCYLGKLPVFGELLLPVSYDSTTVECTLVVLDCPGPSLCGRDLISLLSDAGSPVLSLSAKPLTAQPSTTTQVTADVFAEFPDVFSSDLGLIKGPAAHLQLKEGATPKFCREFILVTDHQPLLGLLRPDRPTPPLAAARIQRWALYLGGFRYKLQYSPGKQLLNSDALSRLPQETLEPTTEGELADYVLALASVQEGAVSVEELQALTAGYHIFDYYLPAQLL